TTCCTCTTATCATGAATGAGTTTGTGCACAAACCCGTCAATGACTTTGAGATTATTATTAATAGAAGCTTCAGAACCGAAATTGAGAAGCTTTTTTATCTGCCAGAATGGATCTTTGTATCGTCCATACACCAAAGCATTTGATTCATCAAGGGCTTTCATGAATTTGGTCCAACCATTCAAGCAATTCAAATCCACTCCAAATGCCACTTTAAATATCCAATCCAAACTCAACTTCATCATCATATCCTgcaaaacaccaaaaaaaaaaaaaaaaacattgttatatatatatgattaattagGTAGTCATGCAAACGAGTAGAGCCAAGACTAGTACTGATTGGCTCGAGTTCAACGAAATGGAGTAAGCATGGAGCTCGAATTTGGGCTTGAACTTGAGGAGTTTGGGTATTGTTAACTCAAATTGAAGGTCAATTTGATAAATTCGATAATActcattcattttatatatatatatatatatatatatatatatatatatatatatatatatatatatatatatacacccaTTCCAAACTGTAAACTTACCGAATTGAGCAACAGAAGCTTAAGCTTGATTTGATAACAATCAAACCAAGCCGCAAATAGCTCTCCAGCAGCTTGTTTGGATTGCAAccctaataatttattttggcCATGtgcaatcaaatattataaagagACCATGAAATAAGATTACTTACTTGCATATCAAAGATCCTACCCGCAATAGCAAATTCCGAAACTACTTTGACCACCTTCACTGCATTTGTTTTAAACACAGCACAACTGTAACTTTGAAGATCTCTTGTTGAGAACTCAAGGCTAGCCAACTTCCTCTGCTGCCTCCACTTTTCTCCATCCACATTCAATATTCCCTGGCCGAAAAGATCTTTCATAACCAGTTGATTATACCCACCCTTCGAATATTTATCGAATTTGACTTGTAGCACATGTTCTATGTTTCTCACATCAGTGGTGTAGATTTGGCTTGCAGCCGGAGCAAGAAATCGGAAAGTGGGCTGTTTTCTCCCAACTTGAGTGTGGTAGTCATAAAGTCTGTTGTAATACAAGAGCTTGTGATAGACAGTACCGTACACCGGTGCATAACTGGGGTCTCTGAAAGATTTGCCATAGTAGGATTTGATAATGAGATAAGAGAAGcgcaaaaagagagagaaaattgagAACGCAATGAAGGCAAAGATGGCCAAGATGATACccattttgtttttccttttcgtGTTGCGAATGAGAAGAGATGGATAAgatcttgattatatatattgagCTGGTTCTGTATCTCAGAATTCATGGTGGAACATctgaattatataatattataaactgGATCATGTGAgtgaatatacatataaatatataaatatatatatatagaaatgaaCACGTTTAGATGTGGTGATTGTGATATATAATGCTTTCTTACCCCTCAAAATTAGCACTTCCCGCAACGCCGAAAGCCATGCTTCTGACTTGCTAATTgttagtttaataatttaattgagcATTTAAATCAagtgttataatttaattaagtaatttaaaattaaatataaaataaaatataaatatttaattgaatatttaaaattaaattcacataatattatttttattaattgtattaaagaagtatcttattaaaaattttgtatttatattttagaaattttattatctgaatttaaatataataaataattaataaatatataaattataaattttaatataatttttttttaaagtgaaactcaaacaaaataatgactTGCAGCATGAATTTTAAGGAATCTGAAAGGACTCTTGTTGAAAACTCCAAGCCTGTAATTGAGGACCCCGAACAAATAACAAACAACAACCTGGTAGTGAATGTTGACATTGGCTCTGTGTTTATCATTGCATTGTTGGACATTGAGTAATCCGCACAACCAATAGCCATTAATAGTTCATTTTAATTAGCATATAATaagtatttataattatttttcctaatcttttataatttaattattttataatctataaataaaatcattcgAATAGAAATATACAATACATTCCTAATCTTTGCGGACTTGTCATTcattatatagttatatttcATGGATAACAcgctttaccaaataaaaacGAACTCAAACTTCACAAGAAAAAACGAGAGGCACAAGTCTACCCTCTTCGTTGATTATATCACCCTAATATTTCAACTCTTGTGGGGACGTTTGGAGTTAAACAGCCTGTAAAACTTGTCCTTCGTTGAATAAATTAACAACTGTATGTATCAAGTTCAAGTGACAGGATGATATGAGTTTTCATGTTTATATCacataaattatgtttttcgaaAAAGAATCCACCGATTTTATCATGTGAGGCGAGGAAGCACTGTTTATAGAGAGATACTACGTAAGTTTGTTTGGAAATGAGATGCTTCGTGAAAGGAGAGCGCAGAATCAAAGTCAATATATAGAACATGAAAAGCTGTAAATTTGGAAAGTGTTTCAGCCTCTTGAAAACTTACTGAAATTCGTTTTCAATGTGTTCTACGTTCTGTCTGGCTCAGTGCAGGAGCAAGAAGCTTTGGGCAAACTGAGTTTGATTGTCTAGCTTAATTAGGGAATGATTCAATCCAAATTGAGCTAAGCCCAAAGCCAGCTCAAACTAAGCTCTGAGTTTGTTAGTGAaaggtaataaataatattaccgACAGAATAAGGTAAATTATATCTTCAGATAAACAGATAAAcaaatgagtcaaactcaaaccctGTGATGGGATGGATGAATATGACCATTTATTGAGCTGTTTCTTTATCTCATAATTCATCTAGAACATGAGAAATCTATCAACGTATGTTAGAGAGAGAAATGACCATAttgaattgtatatattttatttattcaaggTGAATTCTCCCTGCTCAAAATGATTGAAACAAAGGTTTTGTTGTTGACTTGGGTTGTCGGATTTGATTAGACGGACTCTGAACAagatttaaattgatattaatctaaatttaataaaattagtgtGATATCAATGCCCACAatcttgaaaataatttaattttaaatttgatttgagtttatttgaatttaaactcaaatatttgaatcaatttgaaattgacTTATTTTATGTATGATGGATATGATCCGAGCTTAAATTAACatccaaatcaaattgagtttagaGCTGACTCGAGCGTAGATTGAATCTAGAATATTTAGGTAGAGCTTGTTTGAGTTAATATACAATAATCACTAAAGGATTACCAGttagataaatagtatcattaataaaaataaataatcaataaattgacAAATAAACCGATCTTGATCTAACTTGATAAGTTAAACTTCATCTCAAGATCAACTCATTAGACGCAATCCACCATtagttttatgaaaacaaacccaatctttatttgagtttgactcatttgaacgaaattcaaattctaacgCTCACGTAAATCCAGCCCCCCtatattaaatttcttattaatttaatttccttagTACATGTTAGCAGCTCAGCCTAATTATTAACTTGATATTTGCCAATTCAGAGAACGTGAAAcagatgaaaatttaataaacaatttataattaatttcccctctTCGTTGAATATATTTACATGATATTTCAATTCGTGAGGGTACATTGAAaccaaatttcattttatgaCAGTGAAATATCTAGGCTTCGTTTTAGGgtggattttattttagttagcTCCAGTTTAATTGTTAGTTCACCTTATTCAAGATCAAATCAAATGGTCATAAGTCAAGTTCAAGCTTAAGCCAGAAGGATGCTCAGTTTAATGGGCTCATGAGTGATTcatgtatttaaaatagtttcTTTTTGCACCAATGTTACATTATATAACAATacaaaacaacgttattttactatataacttaaaatcaaaacgacatcaCCGTTTACCCTAAGTTTATAGAGCATGATCTCAACTCACATGGTCCATTGACTCAAACTTATATCTACAGTACTGAACTTGCGCATTACACatatattaagtttaaactcaGTTTCCATCAAAAGTTGTTGAGCCCAAGCCTTGCTCAACTACTTGGCCAGTGACTGGCAACCGCGCGGcgattaaaatttttgttcttgtaCAACAATTATGGCCAGTATATTCTGGATTTTCTCAACAATTGCTGCACATGCATGATAAAAACAGTGCAAGCACTGAACAAATCGTGGAAcacttatttaaaaattcatcggGTTTTATTATTGAGAATATATGTGAAAATCTATCAACTTTTCCTATAAATTGCTCTGAGATGGAGGTTTCCGGCATTGTGAAGTGTGTTATCATCAGCCAATTTAAAGTGGAAGAAGCGAAGAAAAGCCATTGATACTATCTTCATTTGTTGGTAAGCAAAGTCCTTCCCCAGACAAATTCGAGGACCGGCCGGTAAAAATCAGAATAAATTGAAATGTTAAAGCTGCTAGCGTTGTGATTAAAATGCAGATATAATGCAATAACTAAGGCAAGAAGATTACAGACATGGAAAGCTATAAATTTGAAAGGTGATTCGGGTTGAAAAATTCCATTGTTGAGCCATCTTTCTGGTCTAAACTCCTCGGCATCTTCTCCCCAAATATAAGGCATTCTGCCCATTGCATAGGCCAGATAATACACGCCGTCTCCCTTTTTTAATCGAAACCCATCTGGAAGAATGTCGTCAATCTCTGCACACCTTCCATCCTGCCATTCCAAAcacttttttaagaaaagttATGATAATTGGTTAGTATAATCACGGTTTACGGatgagtttaatatgattaataaaaatatagtttaatatattttataattttcagtttataatataagtaaaataactttaataaattttaagatttattatatttttgatatggtCCAATAATATACTATATGttagttagatttttttttaaaaccctaatatCAATTATTGTAATGCAggtaaatttatgaaaaaaatcacaaattgaaaaaatacgaTATCTTTGTCTTGGAGAATGCATGTATCTTGATAAAACACTTACTGCAAACATCAAATCAGGCCTAGTGTTTGTCAAGTATAAGAGACTTCCAATCAATACTCTTAAATGCTTCACTGAAGGCTTGACTCCACTCCATGCTTTTAATAATGGTGTTTTTCCTTTCATAGCTATTGTTAGCAATCTGTTTATAAGGTAAACTACTGTATGTGCAACTTCAACCCAGAACTGGTTTGACATATATTTCTCATCTAGCATTACTCTCACCATTTTCACTACAACCCCGTTCTTTCTTTTTACAACCCTGTTTTGCTCAGGGGTGTATGCATTTGTTAGCTGATAATAGATTCCTTCTTTCTCACAAAACTGACTAAATTCCAAGAATAACTTGGATTTATAAATCACAAGTGTTTGATGTGTTTAAGAATCTTAAGTAATTATGTAactttaaaactaatttaattcacTATTTTACAATAATGATCCTCCCTGtcagattgaatttatttgttcaaGTAAATTTATCTTACGCAGCGCCACTTAATACGACCACAATCTAAAGGTTACTTTggctttcaaataaattttgccTACCACAGGAACTGCTGGATATAACCTCCAGGTCTCTGCCAAGGCTGCATGAAGATACTGCATTCGCTCAAGTGTTTCCTCCGTTATTTTTGcaacaaaatcatccacgtCAATATCTTGTTCTTGACTGCCGGTGACATCTTTCACTTCTTGCATGATCTTTTCTTGTATCAGAGGGTTTTTGCAGAGCATGTAGAAGAACCAAGAGAGAGTATTGGCACTTGTATCTTTCCCAGCGATCGtaaaattcaatattatatCCCTCAAGTATTTATCATTCATTTCCCCTGGATCCTCCTGGCTCGCCACCAGAAATCTTGAAAGTATGTCCTCCTGTTCATTCTTGACATAGAACATAATGGGCAAAGCTTTAATAATCaagtaaaagaaacaaataCTTAACAGTATCATCGAAGCTTACATAAACTTGCCGTGCGGCCAAAAGATTTCTCTTGGTGCTGATAAGTTTGTGCACAAAATTATCAATGAGTTTGATATTCTTCTTAAGGGAGGCTTCAGAGCCTATATTCAGAAACCTTTTCAGCTTCCAGAATGGGTCAACATGTCGCTGATACACCAAAGCATTTGAATCATCGAAGGCTTTCATGAATTCGGTCCCCTCTTTGCTTGATCCATCTAGACAATTCAAATCAACACCAAACCCAACTTTGAAAATGGAATTTAAAGTGCATCTCAACAGTAAATCCTACAAATGAAAACAATGGCGCACAATAATAAATCAGAGACCTTGcgtttgttaaaatatttgaacCAATTTCATTAGAATTAAAACTTACTTGCATATCCAAAACCAGACCTGCAGTAGCAAATTCGGAAACTGCTTTAACCAGCTTAACAGCATTTCTTCTAAATACATGACAGCTAAAATCTCTTAGAACTCTTGTTGAAAATTCATAGCTGGCTAGCTTCCTCTGCTACCTCCATTTTTCTCCATCGACTACAAATATTCCTTGGCCAAAAAGATCCTCAGCTACAGCTTGATTATACTCACCTTTCGAATAATGACTGAAATTTGTTTTCAGCATATGTACTATGTTTCGTGCATCGGTGGTGTAGATCTGGCTTGCCGCCGGAGAAAGAAGCcgaaatgtttttagttttctGGCATCTTCAGTTTGGTGGTCCTAGAGTGTGTTGAAGTAGAATATCTGATGAAACACTGTACCTTTTACTGGCGGATAACGAGGGTCTTTTATACATTTGCCAGAATAGGATTTGATTATGGCAAAGGAGAGagttaaaaagagaaagagaagcgATAACGCAATAAGGGAAAAGATGGCCAAGATGGCATccatttttttgacaatttttttcagTTGTGAATGAGATGTGATCGATgatcttgattatatatttaccTGATTTTTGTATCTTATAATTCATCGTGCAACATATGAAGTATagaatattgaaaaatgaaTCACATGAA
This sequence is a window from Mangifera indica cultivar Alphonso chromosome 5, CATAS_Mindica_2.1, whole genome shotgun sequence. Protein-coding genes within it:
- the LOC123216050 gene encoding cytochrome P450 704C1-like isoform X1, producing MGIILAIFAFIAFSIFSLFLRFSYLIIKSYYGKSFRDPSYAPVYGTVYHKLLYYNRLYDYHTQVGRKQPTFRFLAPAASQIYTTDVRNIEHVLQVKFDKYSKGGYNQLVMKDLFGQGILNVDGEKWRQQRKLASLEFSTRDLQSYSCAVFKTNAVKVVKVVSEFAIAGRIFDMQDMMMKLSLDWIFKVAFGVDLNCLNGWTKFMKALDESNALVYGRYKDPFWQIKKLLNFGSEASINNNLKVIDGFVHKLIHDKRNFLAVQQDYSQKTDLLSRFLVASEEDPETMNDKYLRDIILNFIFASKDPSATTLSWFFYMLCKNPLVQEKIVQEVRHITGSQENEIANLDDFVANITEETLDRMQYLHAALAETMRLYPAVPLDGKCAEVDDVLPDGYRVKKGDGIYYTAYAMARMPYIWGDDAGEFRPERWLQNGIFQPQSHFKFVSFHGGPRICLGKDLAYRQMKIASMALLHFFHFKLADDTKNLTYKTMFSLHIDGNLHLRAIPRKS